Proteins encoded together in one uncultured Desulfosarcina sp. window:
- the pruA gene encoding L-glutamate gamma-semialdehyde dehydrogenase, giving the protein MTNGILAIDPPANEPVYQYRPGSEERKRVKDELQRLKATEVEIPLIIGGKPFKTGNLGRCAIPHDHTHQLGVFHQAGEKEVNMAIEASAAAAEQWAAMDWQDRLAIFSKAADLIAGPRRMALNAATMLGQGKNVFQAEIDAACEIIDFLRFNAYYATQIYRQQPGSGPAEWNQMEYRPLEGFVFAVTPFNFTAIAGNLPSAPAMMGNTVLWKPASTAVYSAWMLMEIFMEAGLPPGVINFLPGSGSQVGNPVLASPNLAGIHFTGSTAVFQGLWKKVAENLSRYRSYPRIVGETGGKDFVCVHPSADSDAVVAGLVRGAFEYQGQKCSAASRAYIPESLWPGIKEKLLATMATIKVGSPEDFSNFVNAVIDRSAFDTITAAIDYAKAHDAAEIVAGGSYDDSMGFFIDPTVIVTTDPHFRTMEEELFGPVLTIYVYADQDYEEMLDLCDKTSPYGLTGAVFAKERSAVALARRKLVNAAGNFYINDKPTGSVVGRQPFGGARASGTNDKAGSIMNLYRWVSPRTIKENYLPPTDYRYPYMEEA; this is encoded by the coding sequence ATGACCAATGGAATCCTTGCGATAGATCCGCCTGCCAACGAGCCCGTTTACCAATACCGGCCGGGAAGCGAAGAACGCAAACGGGTCAAAGACGAATTGCAGCGGCTGAAAGCCACGGAAGTGGAGATCCCCCTGATCATTGGCGGCAAGCCCTTTAAAACCGGGAACCTGGGACGCTGTGCCATTCCCCACGACCACACCCATCAGTTGGGCGTCTTTCATCAGGCAGGCGAAAAAGAGGTCAACATGGCCATCGAAGCCAGTGCCGCGGCGGCGGAACAATGGGCGGCCATGGACTGGCAAGACCGGCTGGCCATATTTTCCAAAGCGGCCGATCTCATTGCCGGTCCGCGACGTATGGCCCTCAACGCGGCCACCATGCTCGGCCAAGGGAAGAACGTATTTCAGGCGGAAATCGATGCCGCCTGCGAAATCATCGATTTTTTGCGGTTCAATGCCTATTACGCCACCCAGATTTACCGTCAGCAGCCCGGTTCAGGGCCGGCCGAATGGAACCAGATGGAATACCGGCCCTTGGAGGGCTTTGTTTTTGCCGTCACCCCGTTCAATTTTACGGCGATTGCCGGAAACCTGCCCTCGGCGCCGGCCATGATGGGCAACACCGTGCTGTGGAAACCGGCTTCCACGGCCGTTTATTCAGCCTGGATGCTCATGGAGATTTTCATGGAAGCCGGTTTGCCGCCCGGCGTGATCAATTTTCTGCCCGGCTCCGGTTCCCAGGTGGGCAACCCCGTACTGGCCAGCCCGAACCTGGCCGGCATTCATTTTACCGGTTCCACGGCGGTTTTCCAGGGATTGTGGAAAAAAGTGGCCGAAAACTTGAGCCGATACCGGAGTTATCCACGTATCGTGGGCGAGACCGGAGGCAAGGATTTTGTTTGCGTACATCCCAGCGCCGACAGCGACGCGGTGGTTGCGGGCCTTGTCCGTGGGGCGTTCGAGTACCAGGGGCAGAAATGCTCCGCGGCTTCCCGGGCCTACATCCCCGAATCGCTATGGCCCGGCATCAAAGAAAAGCTGCTGGCCACCATGGCGACCATCAAGGTGGGGTCGCCGGAGGATTTTTCCAATTTTGTCAACGCCGTGATTGATCGCAGCGCCTTTGATACGATCACCGCAGCCATCGACTATGCCAAGGCGCATGACGCGGCAGAAATCGTCGCCGGAGGCAGCTATGACGACAGTATGGGCTTTTTTATCGATCCCACGGTGATCGTAACTACCGATCCCCATTTCAGGACGATGGAAGAGGAGCTTTTCGGGCCCGTGCTGACCATCTATGTTTACGCGGACCAGGACTATGAGGAAATGTTGGACCTGTGCGACAAAACCTCTCCCTACGGCCTCACCGGGGCCGTCTTTGCAAAAGAGCGCTCGGCCGTTGCCCTGGCCAGACGAAAACTGGTGAATGCCGCCGGCAATTTTTACATCAATGACAAACCCACCGGTTCTGTAGTGGGAAGGCAGCCCTTTGGCGGCGCCCGGGCCTCAGGAACCAATGACAAGGCGGGAAGCATCATGAACCTCTACCGATGGGTCAGCCCCCGAACCATCAAGGAGAATTATCTGCCGCCCACGGACTACCGCTACCCCTATATGGAGGAAGCGTAA
- a CDS encoding DUF5818 domain-containing protein, translating to MKITGKTIAVGLVGAMLMVLTLTGIAMAADSITGTVAEKGEIIVLDAADSTYVLEGSDKAPEMIGKKVKVTGTIAEKENVKVINVLSMEEVTE from the coding sequence ATGAAAATCACAGGAAAAACAATTGCCGTCGGTCTAGTTGGCGCCATGCTCATGGTTTTGACGCTCACCGGAATTGCGATGGCAGCGGACAGCATTACTGGCACCGTGGCGGAAAAGGGAGAAATCATCGTTCTTGATGCCGCCGACAGCACATACGTACTGGAAGGGAGCGACAAGGCCCCTGAGATGATCGGCAAGAAGGTCAAGGTGACCGGAACGATTGCTGAAAAAGAAAATGTAAAAGTGATCAATGTGTTATCGATGGAGGAAGTGACCGAATAG